One genomic window of Chloroflexota bacterium includes the following:
- a CDS encoding GntR family transcriptional regulator — protein MAAESSDISARRPAGRRFKRVPVAALHEEVVRAFCDALLTGQIKPGQRIVERDMAEEMGLSRGPIRDGLAVLERHGLVVRARHKASYVASLDQADVQDVYTVRRMFETFALRLAVEQGRLTEAALDPLRQLVAEMERAGESGDRVSILERDIAFHRALCEMSGSPRLLDLYDQTRLLRLLVFTISQLPHIDLQVLGPQHQQIVDALAEAIHHRDAAPAVVALERHLESSCQLAIRQIAQAGGEEQEVPG, from the coding sequence ATGGCCGCCGAATCCTCCGACATCTCTGCCCGGCGTCCGGCCGGCCGGCGCTTCAAGCGCGTGCCCGTCGCGGCCCTCCACGAGGAAGTCGTTCGCGCGTTCTGTGACGCCCTGCTGACCGGCCAGATCAAGCCGGGGCAGCGGATCGTCGAGCGGGACATGGCCGAGGAGATGGGCCTCAGCCGTGGGCCGATCCGCGACGGGCTGGCGGTGCTGGAGCGGCATGGACTGGTGGTGCGCGCACGCCACAAGGCGAGCTACGTCGCCTCGCTCGATCAGGCGGACGTGCAGGACGTCTACACCGTCCGCCGCATGTTCGAGACGTTCGCGCTGCGGCTGGCGGTGGAGCAGGGGCGGCTGACCGAGGCCGCGCTCGATCCGCTGCGGCAACTGGTGGCCGAGATGGAGCGGGCCGGTGAGTCTGGCGACCGTGTCTCGATCCTGGAGCGGGATATCGCGTTCCACCGCGCCCTGTGCGAGATGAGCGGCTCGCCACGCCTGCTCGACCTGTACGACCAGACGCGGCTGCTGCGGCTGCTGGTCTTCACCATCTCGCAGCTTCCGCACATCGATCTGCAGGTGCTCGGGCCGCAACACCAGCAGATCGTCGACGCCCTCGCCGAGGCGATTCACCACCGCGATGCGGCTCCGGCCGTCGTCGCCCTCGAACGGCACCTTGAGAGCTCGTGTCAGCTCGCGATTCGCCAGATCGCCCAGGCGGGAGGGGAGGAGCAGGAAGTCCCGGGGTAG
- a CDS encoding sugar ABC transporter substrate-binding protein produces MSRPAPKITRRRYLGLSIGLMSASLLAACGQSAAPAPTAAPAKPAEAAKPAEAAKPAEAAKPAAPAAAPAATTAPPAAAAQAAPAKVDPAKPTDAAFDWQQFKGQSINVQFNKHPHNTVIEQNIPEFTKLTGINVQFEDLPEIQGRQKLVVEFAGGGGNLDAFNASYHVEKVQFSKSGWFMPLNEMIADKKLLSPEFDWNDVPEPGKKEVTLADGKIVGIPSFVDVSIMAYRKDLLDAKGLKVPTDHTELEAAIKALHNPSGGVYGWCARGLKNANMTQWPCQFLNWGGKYFENGKATLDTPAGEGSLDWYARMNREYGVPGVVNFNWSEVTAAFMQGQVAFMEDGINFLSQYEDETKSKVKGKVGYALVPKGPGGQIPPTYTPGFAISAKSKKAGPAFLFTQWATGKTMGIKAQVAGVGVARLSTWDDPAVKAAQKMPQDWVDAFIQGNKIGSPGLPAIAAVSEYRDTVGALFQGAIEGGSAKEIIKKANDAFQAILDKEK; encoded by the coding sequence ATGTCACGTCCTGCACCGAAGATCACCCGTCGCCGCTATCTCGGCCTGAGCATCGGGCTGATGAGCGCCTCGCTGCTGGCCGCCTGCGGGCAGTCGGCTGCGCCGGCGCCCACGGCTGCGCCGGCCAAGCCCGCCGAAGCCGCGAAGCCGGCCGAGGCAGCCAAGCCCGCCGAGGCCGCGAAGCCGGCCGCCCCGGCCGCGGCGCCAGCCGCCACCACCGCCCCGCCGGCCGCCGCTGCCCAGGCCGCCCCGGCGAAGGTCGATCCGGCCAAGCCCACCGATGCCGCCTTCGACTGGCAGCAGTTCAAGGGCCAGTCGATCAACGTCCAGTTCAACAAGCACCCGCACAACACCGTCATCGAGCAGAACATCCCCGAGTTCACCAAGCTGACCGGCATCAACGTCCAGTTCGAGGATCTGCCGGAGATTCAGGGTCGCCAGAAGCTCGTGGTCGAGTTCGCGGGCGGCGGCGGCAACCTCGACGCCTTCAACGCCAGCTACCACGTCGAGAAGGTCCAGTTCTCGAAGAGCGGCTGGTTCATGCCGCTGAACGAGATGATCGCCGACAAGAAGCTGCTCAGCCCGGAGTTCGACTGGAACGACGTGCCAGAGCCGGGCAAGAAGGAAGTCACGCTGGCGGACGGCAAGATCGTCGGCATCCCCTCCTTTGTGGACGTCAGCATCATGGCGTACCGCAAGGACCTGCTCGACGCGAAGGGCCTGAAGGTTCCGACGGACCACACCGAGCTTGAAGCGGCCATCAAGGCGCTGCACAACCCGTCCGGGGGCGTCTACGGCTGGTGCGCGCGCGGCCTGAAGAACGCCAACATGACCCAGTGGCCGTGCCAGTTCCTCAACTGGGGCGGCAAGTACTTCGAGAACGGCAAAGCAACCCTCGACACGCCGGCCGGCGAAGGCTCGCTGGACTGGTACGCGCGCATGAACCGCGAGTACGGCGTCCCCGGCGTGGTGAACTTCAACTGGTCCGAGGTGACCGCCGCCTTCATGCAGGGCCAGGTCGCGTTCATGGAAGACGGCATCAACTTCCTGAGCCAGTACGAGGACGAGACCAAGTCGAAAGTCAAGGGGAAGGTCGGGTACGCGCTGGTGCCGAAGGGCCCCGGCGGCCAGATCCCGCCGACCTACACGCCGGGCTTCGCGATCAGCGCGAAGTCGAAGAAGGCCGGCCCGGCCTTCCTGTTCACCCAGTGGGCGACGGGCAAGACCATGGGCATCAAGGCGCAGGTCGCCGGTGTGGGCGTCGCGCGGCTCTCGACCTGGGATGACCCGGCCGTGAAGGCTGCCCAGAAGATGCCGCAGGATTGGGTGGACGCGTTCATCCAGGGCAACAAGATCGGCTCGCCGGGCCTGCCGGCCATCGCCGCCGTCAGCGAGTACCGCGACACGGTGGGGGCGCTCTTCCAGGGCGCCATCGAGGGCGGCAGCGCCAAGGAGATCATCAAGAAGGCGAACGACGCCTTCCAGGCGATCCTGGACAAGGAAAAGTAG
- a CDS encoding sugar ABC transporter permease: MADHSVASPRPAPAAPAASTHGLSAWFERRASFVLPFPAVATVALMLAFPLAYTLYLSVQDFSLASTAAPKFVGLDNYITLFTTDTRFKNSIFVTFYFTLLGVTVQTFLGVTLALLFNRQFWGRGLLRTLAILPMVATPVAIALIFVLMYHPTLGVMNYFLSVIGLPPWSWTYASGTVIPALVIVDTWQWTPLIMLIVLAGLAALPGEPYEAAMIDGASKAQMLWTITLPLLRPTIVTAALFRLIDSLKTFDIIFVMTQGGPGGASDTINIYLFNTAFSYFHMGMASSMVVIFFAIILGVSVLAMRIRRASWL, translated from the coding sequence ATGGCCGATCACTCTGTCGCAAGCCCTCGCCCTGCGCCAGCCGCGCCCGCCGCTTCGACGCACGGGCTGTCCGCATGGTTCGAGCGGCGCGCGTCGTTCGTCCTGCCGTTCCCGGCCGTGGCGACCGTCGCCCTGATGCTGGCGTTCCCGCTGGCGTACACCCTCTACCTGAGCGTTCAGGACTTCTCGCTGGCGAGCACCGCCGCGCCGAAGTTCGTCGGGCTGGACAACTACATCACCCTCTTCACGACCGATACACGCTTCAAGAACTCGATCTTCGTGACGTTCTACTTCACCCTGCTTGGGGTGACCGTCCAGACGTTCCTCGGGGTGACGCTGGCGCTGCTGTTCAATCGGCAGTTCTGGGGGCGGGGGTTGCTGCGAACCCTGGCGATCCTGCCGATGGTCGCCACGCCCGTCGCCATCGCCCTGATCTTCGTGCTGATGTACCACCCGACCCTCGGCGTGATGAACTATTTCCTGTCGGTGATCGGGCTGCCGCCGTGGAGTTGGACCTACGCCTCGGGGACGGTCATCCCGGCGCTGGTGATCGTGGACACCTGGCAGTGGACGCCGCTGATCATGCTGATCGTGCTGGCCGGGCTGGCGGCGCTTCCCGGCGAGCCGTACGAGGCGGCGATGATCGACGGCGCGAGCAAGGCCCAGATGCTCTGGACGATCACCCTGCCGCTCCTGCGCCCGACCATCGTGACGGCGGCCCTGTTCCGCCTGATCGACTCGCTCAAGACGTTCGACATCATCTTCGTGATGACGCAGGGCGGCCCGGGCGGGGCATCGGACACCATCAACATCTACCTGTTCAACACCGCGTTCTCGTACTTCCACATGGGGATGGCGTCCTCGATGGTGGTCATCTTCTTCGCGATCATCCTGGGGGTCTCGGTCCTGGCGATGAGGATCCGGAGGGCGTCATGGCTCTGA
- a CDS encoding carbohydrate ABC transporter permease, with protein MALIRKHGETAAYTILMLILMAPMAFVFFWMVSISFRTNIEATASPPLFIPRNPTLDGYRYVFDNPSNPFFKYVMNSTIVAFGCTAIGMLLGVPAAFSIARWKQNGLALGILLARITPGLSFLVPWFITFRWFGLIDTHAALILSHLIVGLPIIVWVMIGFFEDLPTELVDAALIDGSSIYGVLWRIAVPLVKPGLVATAILSIIFSWNNFNFSVILAGPNTRTLPVAVFNLMSFEQFNWGPLAAAATMITLPVVAMALVMQRHIVSGLTLGAVKQ; from the coding sequence ATGGCTCTGATCCGCAAGCATGGCGAGACGGCGGCCTACACCATCCTGATGCTGATCCTGATGGCGCCGATGGCGTTCGTCTTCTTCTGGATGGTCTCGATCTCGTTCCGCACCAACATCGAGGCGACGGCCTCGCCGCCGCTGTTCATCCCCCGCAACCCGACCCTGGACGGCTACCGCTACGTCTTCGACAACCCGTCCAACCCGTTCTTCAAGTACGTCATGAACAGCACCATCGTGGCGTTCGGCTGCACCGCCATCGGGATGCTGCTGGGCGTCCCCGCCGCGTTCAGCATCGCGCGGTGGAAGCAGAACGGCCTGGCGCTCGGCATCCTGCTGGCACGCATCACCCCCGGCCTGAGCTTCCTGGTGCCCTGGTTCATCACGTTCCGCTGGTTCGGGCTGATCGACACGCACGCCGCCCTGATCCTCAGTCACCTGATCGTGGGCCTGCCGATCATCGTCTGGGTGATGATCGGCTTCTTCGAGGACTTGCCGACGGAGCTGGTGGATGCCGCGCTGATCGACGGCAGCTCGATCTACGGGGTGCTCTGGCGCATCGCCGTGCCGCTGGTCAAGCCGGGCCTGGTGGCGACGGCCATCCTGAGCATCATCTTCTCGTGGAACAACTTCAACTTCTCGGTCATCCTGGCCGGCCCGAACACGCGGACGCTGCCCGTCGCCGTGTTCAACCTGATGAGCTTCGAGCAGTTCAACTGGGGACCGCTGGCCGCCGCCGCCACCATGATCACGCTGCCGGTCGTGGCGATGGCGCTGGTGATGCAGCGGCACATCGTGAGTGGGCTGACCCTGGGGGCCGTCAAGCAGTAG
- a CDS encoding PAC2 family protein, translated as MSVLRIADRPDLRRPILLAGFGGWGDAGAAATGALSYLLGDPPPSPCAVLDPEACFDFTVQRPVTRRDASGRWKLEYPEITLHALVRPDAECDLLVLRGPEPHASWPTIARAVAEYALSLGVERAVTFGAFIGPVSHRRIPIVRRTPNADLDARLAALGFEDTAYAGPTAFVTALLHGLDEAGIPAASLWAASPGYLGAPNPAVSLSLLEAAERALDADLELGRLQGIATDFLRKVESAIRANPEVAERLNQLLEADPADDSPPDADPPTPTSEADESASDLPSGRDLVEELERFLRGERGSESSDPEGGTG; from the coding sequence ATGAGTGTTCTACGGATCGCCGACCGGCCGGACCTGCGCCGGCCGATCCTTCTGGCGGGGTTCGGCGGTTGGGGCGATGCTGGCGCCGCCGCGACAGGCGCCCTCTCCTACCTGCTGGGCGACCCGCCGCCGTCGCCGTGCGCCGTCCTCGACCCTGAAGCCTGCTTCGACTTCACCGTGCAGCGGCCAGTCACGCGCCGCGATGCGAGCGGACGCTGGAAGCTGGAGTACCCCGAGATCACGCTCCACGCCCTCGTGCGGCCAGACGCCGAGTGCGATCTGCTGGTGCTGCGCGGTCCGGAGCCGCACGCATCCTGGCCCACCATCGCGCGGGCCGTCGCCGAGTACGCCCTGAGCCTGGGCGTCGAGAGGGCAGTGACGTTCGGTGCGTTCATCGGACCGGTCTCGCACCGGCGCATCCCGATAGTGCGACGCACGCCGAACGCCGACCTCGACGCCCGGCTCGCCGCGCTCGGCTTCGAGGACACGGCCTACGCCGGACCGACGGCGTTCGTGACGGCGCTGCTGCACGGGCTGGACGAGGCCGGCATCCCCGCCGCCAGCCTCTGGGCAGCCAGTCCCGGGTACCTGGGTGCGCCGAACCCGGCCGTCTCCCTGTCGCTGCTGGAAGCCGCCGAGCGCGCCCTCGACGCCGATCTTGAGCTGGGACGGCTGCAAGGCATCGCCACCGACTTCCTGCGGAAAGTCGAGTCAGCGATCCGGGCGAACCCGGAGGTAGCCGAGCGGCTGAACCAGCTGCTGGAAGCCGATCCGGCCGACGATTCCCCGCCTGACGCAGACCCACCGACGCCCACAAGCGAGGCCGACGAGTCGGCGAGCGACCTGCCATCCGGGCGCGATCTGGTGGAGGAGCTGGAGCGGTTCCTGCGCGGCGAGCGCGGGAGCGAGAGCAGCGATCCTGAAGGCGGCACCGGCTGA
- a CDS encoding extracellular solute-binding protein: MPDDRDRRARVRSHLSRRGFLQTAVGPTGLLLLTACGGATAPQQPTAAPAKPTEAPKPAAPAAAPASSPAAAAPAAGASPAAAAAAPASSPAAAASPAAGAAAQAPAVPKVNLSGAQVSYLGWASFIPTADAFIKKQIEDWAKDVGARVSVEFVNTNDIQPKLAASIQGGSGPDIVHIRDNWAQTFIQGMSDISDLVADIQKLYGDFYPIFKANDVGPDGKWYAMPHDNSGGAMHWRQSWFKDAGASAFPEKLDAYFEVGKKLKAKNQPYGQAFGHSFGDPPGWCYSMMWGYGGREVNEQGKVAINSPETIKAVADMAVAFKDCFDDTGLAWDDSANNRSFLAEQISATQNGSSIWFVARNDKSPFFDDIGLSLMPAGPKERALLVGTDHYCIPKYSKSIDAAKELLRHLMKPEIYEARFQENQSYIAGVSPKHDQMLGWDKLPPVVKIFRDLGPVARAVGFPGPANQKAGLAWSKYIVVDMFAKAIQGESPEAAVKWAETELKQVYEV, from the coding sequence ATGCCAGACGATCGTGATCGACGTGCCCGCGTGAGGAGCCACCTGAGCCGCCGAGGCTTTCTGCAGACGGCAGTGGGGCCGACTGGCCTCTTGCTGCTGACAGCCTGTGGCGGCGCCACCGCGCCCCAGCAGCCGACCGCTGCTCCGGCCAAGCCAACGGAGGCCCCGAAGCCTGCCGCCCCCGCCGCCGCGCCGGCATCGTCGCCGGCCGCTGCCGCGCCAGCAGCGGGGGCGTCACCGGCCGCAGCCGCAGCCGCCCCGGCCTCCTCGCCAGCGGCAGCGGCGTCGCCAGCCGCCGGCGCGGCAGCCCAGGCTCCGGCCGTGCCGAAGGTCAACCTCTCGGGCGCGCAGGTCAGTTACCTTGGCTGGGCCTCGTTCATCCCGACGGCGGACGCCTTCATCAAGAAGCAGATCGAGGACTGGGCCAAGGATGTCGGCGCGAGGGTCAGCGTCGAGTTCGTCAACACGAACGATATTCAGCCGAAGCTCGCGGCCTCTATCCAGGGCGGCAGCGGCCCCGATATCGTCCACATCCGCGACAACTGGGCGCAGACCTTCATCCAGGGTATGAGCGACATCTCGGATCTGGTGGCGGACATCCAGAAGCTGTACGGCGACTTCTACCCGATCTTCAAGGCGAACGACGTCGGTCCGGACGGCAAGTGGTACGCCATGCCGCACGACAACAGCGGCGGCGCGATGCACTGGCGGCAGTCCTGGTTCAAGGATGCCGGCGCGTCGGCGTTCCCGGAAAAGCTGGACGCCTACTTTGAGGTCGGCAAGAAGCTGAAGGCGAAGAACCAGCCGTACGGGCAGGCGTTCGGGCACAGCTTCGGGGATCCGCCGGGCTGGTGCTACTCGATGATGTGGGGCTACGGCGGCCGCGAGGTCAACGAGCAGGGCAAGGTCGCCATCAACTCGCCCGAGACGATCAAGGCCGTCGCGGACATGGCCGTTGCGTTCAAGGACTGCTTCGACGACACGGGCCTCGCCTGGGATGACTCGGCCAACAACCGCTCGTTCCTGGCCGAGCAGATCTCCGCGACGCAGAACGGGTCGAGCATCTGGTTCGTGGCCCGCAACGACAAGAGCCCGTTCTTCGACGACATCGGCCTCTCGCTGATGCCGGCCGGCCCGAAGGAGCGCGCGCTGCTCGTCGGCACGGACCACTACTGCATCCCGAAGTACAGCAAGAGCATCGACGCGGCCAAGGAGCTGCTGCGGCACCTGATGAAGCCGGAGATCTACGAGGCCCGCTTCCAGGAGAACCAGAGCTACATCGCTGGCGTCAGCCCGAAGCACGATCAGATGCTCGGCTGGGACAAGCTCCCGCCGGTCGTCAAGATCTTCCGAGACCTCGGGCCGGTCGCGCGGGCCGTCGGGTTCCCTGGCCCGGCCAACCAGAAGGCCGGCCTGGCCTGGTCGAAGTACATCGTCGTGGACATGTTCGCCAAGGCGATCCAGGGCGAATCCCCCGAGGCGGCCGTCAAGTGGGCCGAGACCGAGCTGAAGCAGGTGTACGAGGTGTAG
- a CDS encoding amidohydrolase: MFQDLTIIDFHCHFPAANDLSMSGAAARTYEPGSAAGAKADYLKQQAEKYRVAWRQAWDFPEPEREAPSLEVQADRWLAELDRYGISHVGFATGGGNDSLASVVARHPGRFIGFAHHNLFEPGAAEELERAVTQLGLKGLKILAPALERPVNERELYPIWEVCERLGIPVLIHFGMLGAGGGISWNGRDNPGLLEQIARDFPTVEFVVPHFGIQYVKELLFLCWACQNVNVDTSGSNQWIRWMPYPLTLEDLFRKFYETVGPERIVYGSDSSWFPRGYSIRYLQDQMRACRFLNFPEDAIQKIFGGNAARLFDIPLGADGGS, translated from the coding sequence ATGTTTCAGGATCTCACGATCATCGACTTCCACTGTCACTTCCCGGCTGCCAACGACCTGTCGATGTCAGGCGCGGCAGCCCGCACCTACGAGCCTGGCAGCGCGGCCGGCGCGAAGGCCGACTACCTGAAGCAGCAGGCTGAGAAGTACCGTGTCGCCTGGCGCCAGGCCTGGGACTTCCCCGAGCCGGAGAGGGAAGCGCCCAGCCTGGAGGTGCAGGCGGACCGCTGGCTTGCCGAGCTGGACCGCTACGGCATCAGCCATGTCGGGTTCGCCACCGGCGGCGGCAACGACTCGCTGGCCTCCGTCGTAGCCCGCCACCCAGGCCGCTTCATCGGGTTCGCTCACCACAACCTGTTCGAGCCGGGCGCCGCTGAGGAGCTGGAGCGCGCTGTCACGCAGCTCGGCCTCAAGGGTCTGAAGATCCTGGCCCCGGCCCTGGAGCGCCCCGTCAACGAGCGCGAGCTCTACCCCATCTGGGAGGTCTGCGAGCGGCTGGGTATCCCGGTCCTGATCCACTTCGGGATGCTGGGGGCGGGCGGCGGCATCTCGTGGAACGGCCGCGACAACCCGGGCCTGCTCGAGCAGATCGCCAGGGACTTCCCGACCGTCGAGTTCGTGGTGCCGCACTTCGGGATTCAGTACGTCAAGGAGCTGCTGTTCCTCTGCTGGGCCTGCCAGAACGTCAACGTGGACACCTCAGGCTCGAATCAGTGGATCCGCTGGATGCCGTACCCGCTGACCCTGGAAGACCTGTTCCGCAAGTTCTACGAGACAGTCGGGCCGGAGCGGATCGTCTACGGGAGCGACTCAAGCTGGTTCCCGCGCGGGTACAGCATCCGCTACTTGCAGGATCAGATGCGGGCCTGCCGCTTCCTGAACTTCCCGGAGGATGCCATCCAGAAGATCTTCGGCGGGAACGCCGCGCGGCTGTTCGACATCCCGCTGGGCGCGGATGGTGGATCGTAG